A stretch of Oryza brachyantha chromosome 4, ObraRS2, whole genome shotgun sequence DNA encodes these proteins:
- the LOC102705337 gene encoding 60S ribosomal protein L12-1, whose amino-acid sequence MPPKLDPTQVVDVFVRVTGGEVGAASSLAPKIGPLGLSPKKIGEDIAKETAKDWKGLRVTVKLTVQNRQAKVSVVPSAAALVIKALKEPERDRKKVKNIKHNGNISLDDVIEIARTMRPRSMAKDMSGTVKEILGTCVSVGCTVDGKDPKDLQQEITDGEVEIPSA is encoded by the coding sequence ATGCCGCCGAAGCTCGACCCGACGCAGGTGGTGGATGTATTCGTCCGGGTGACCGGAGGCGAGGTGGGCGCGGCGTCGTCCCTTGCCCCCAAGATCGGCCCGCTCGGTCTCTCCCCCAAGAAGATCGGTGAGGACATCGCCAAGGAGACCGCCAAGGACTGGAAGGGCCTCCGCGTCACCGTCAAGCTCACCGTCCAGAACCGTCAGGCGAAGGTGTCCGTCgtcccctccgccgcggctCTCGTCATCAAGGCCCTCAAGGAGCCAGAGAGGGACAGGAAGAAGGTGAAGAACATCAAGCACAACGGCAACATCAGCCTTGACGACGTCATCGAGATCGCCAGGACCATGAGGCCCAGGTCCATGGCCAAGGATATGTCCGGGACTGTCAAGGAGATCCTTGGGACCTGCGTCAGCGTTGGGTGCACCGTCGACGGGAAGGACCCTAAGGATCTGCAGCAGGAGATCACAGACGGCGAGGTCGAGATCCCCTCTGCTTAA
- the LOC102705618 gene encoding probable transcription factor FL, which yields MDPNDAFSAAHPFRWDLGPPAPPPVAPPPPPPPPVPPVHAPRELEDLVAGYGVRLSTVARISELGFTASTLLAMTERELDDMMAALAGLFRWDLLLGERFGLRAALRAERGRLMSLGGRHHGHQSGSTVDGASQEALSDEHDMAGSGGMGDDDNGRRMTMAGKKQAKKGSASRKGKKARRKKVDDLRLDMQEDENDCDDDGGGSESTESSAGGGGGERQREHPFVVTEPGEVARAKKNGLDYLFHLYEQCRLFLLQVQSMAKLHGHKSPTKVTNQVFRYAKKVGASYINKPKMRHYVHCYALHCLDEEASDALRRAYKARGENVGAWRQACFAPLVDISARHGFDIDAVFAAHPRLAIWYVPTRLRQLCHQARSSHAAALPPPLF from the exons ATGGATCCCAACGACGCCTTCTCGGCCGCGCACCCGTTCCGGTGGGACCTcgggccgccggcgccgccgcccgtggcgccgcctccgccgccgccccctcctgTGCCGCCGGTGCACGCCCCCAGGGAGCTGGAGGATCTGGTGGCAGGGTACGGCGTGCGGCTGTCGACGGTGGCACGGATCTCGGAGCTCGGGTTCACGGCGAGCACGCTCCTGGCCATGACGGAGCGCGAGCTCGACGACATGATGGCCGCGCTCGCCGGGCTGTTCCGCTGGGACCTGCTCCTCGGCGAGCGGTTCGGCCTCCGCGCTGCGCTGCGCGCTGAGCGCGGACGCCTGATGTCTCTCGGCGGCCGCCACCATGGGCACCAGTCCGGGAGCACTGTGGATGGCGCCTCCCAGGAAG CGCTATCCGACGAGCATGACATGGCGGGGAGCGGCGGCATGGGTGACGACGACAACGGCAGGAGGATGACGATGGCCGGCAAGAAGCAGGCAAAGAAAGGATCCGCGTCGAGGAAGGGCAAGAaagcgaggaggaagaaggtggACGACCTGCGGCTGGACATGCAGGAGGACGAGAACGactgcgacgacgacggcggcgggtcgGAGTCGACGGAGTCgtctgccggcggcggcggaggtgagcGGCAGAGGGAGCACCCTTTCGTGGTGACGGAGCCCGGCGAGGTTGCGAGGGCCAAGAAGAACGGGCTGGACTACCTGTTCCATCTGTACGAGCAGTGCCGCCTCTTCCTGCTCCAGGTGCAGTCCATGGCTAAGCTGCATGGACACAAGTCCCCAACCAAG GTGACGAACCAGGTGTTCCGGTACGCGAAGAAGGTGGGGGCGAGCTACATCAACAAGCCCAAGATGCGGCACTACGTGCACTGCTACGCGCTGCACTGCCTGGACGAGGAGGCGTCGGACGCGCTGCGGCGGGCGTACAAGGCGCGCGGCGAGAACGTGGGCGCGTGGAGGCAGGCGTgcttcgcgccgctcgtcgacATCTCCGCGCGCCACGGCTTCGACATCGACGCCGTCTTCGCCGCGCACCCGCGCCTCGCCATCTGGTACGTGCCCACCAGGCTCCGCCAGCTCTGCCACCAGGCGCGCAgcagccacgccgccgccctcccgccgccctTGTTCTAG
- the LOC102703304 gene encoding wall-associated receptor kinase 3-like has product MRASIPAAAAWPLGPLVLTLAVFSAMPRVALPKEPRLVLPPLPANSQLQMKLNCHNIPYPSGLRGKPAPAGFVVTCGPNNEAMLRIGKHRHKIDEVSVMESYITILAGPIKQACYDRSGRPTQITGIGAMNLEATPFSFSKRNALVGTGCNYWFVAYFRSSSGGDAQPTTVTCGTWCNGSSDSIINGSCANLGCCKAGMLTDGAKEFALTFNSSWPSRHVSGEEASTCSAVFFLDQDEQVFTGAGSSRKMPLKEALVPPGHRRMVLDWAIPGNNCEQSLLLAAQYQCSSMSTCIDVPGGAGYRCRCNAGYDGNPYEQNGCTDINECRDVGSNNCSMICNNTDGGYACSCPRGMVGDGYRTGTGCVDPPMTMTPGQDVCAHPEKNPCMHKSYCKDEKGVTSCNCPKGMSGDGRQDGSGCKRDFPSDTALGVGLAFMVALGTTLMCYYWTVKKRKVAKKRAELFRKNGGLLLQQRFSMITSQGEDSSAKIFSAEELKTATDNYNESRILGRGGSGMVYKGVLPNNTVVAIKKSILFDESQVDQFVNEITILSQIDHPNVVKLLGCCLETKVPLLVYEFIPNGTLFQHIHNRSSLTWEDCLRIAEETAEALAYLHSTSSTPIIHRDIKSSNILLDENFVAKISDFGASRSVPFDQTHVTTLIQGTIGYLDPEYFQSGKLTKKSDVYSFGVVLAELLTRQKPISASRPEESCNLAMYIVILFNERRLLEEIEPRILAEAGEEQIYAVAQLSVRCLNLKGEERPAMREVASVLHELRESFIEEQTSRRSDDSMQMINEQVSVQTTHGEARPISSLQSSEETTQYSMPAEILPSNLAR; this is encoded by the exons ATGAGAGCAAGcataccagcagcagcagcatggccTCTCGGCCCGCTGGTGCTGACGCTCGCCGTCTTCTCGGCGATGCCTCGCGTCGCGCTCCCCAAGGAACCGAGGCTGGTgctcccgccgctgccggcaaACTCGCAGCTGCAGATGAAACTTAATTGCCACAACATCCCTTATCCCTCCGGCTTAAGAGGGAAGCCTGCCCCGGCCGGGTTCGTGGTAACATGCGGGCCAAACAACGAGGCCATGCTCCGGATCGGCAAGCATAGACACAAAATCGACGAGGTGTCGGTGATGGAATCCTACATCACCATACTTGCAGGCCCCATCAAACAGGCGTGCTACGACCGCAGCGGCAGGCCGACGCAGATCACCGGAATCGGCGCGATGAACCTGGAGGCCACGCCCTTCTCCTTTTCCAAGCGCAACGCACTCGTCGGCACCGGCTGCAACTACTGGTTCGTCGCTTACTTCAGGAGCTCGTCGGGTGGTGATGCGCAGCCCACGACCGTGACTTGCGGAACCTGGTGCAACGGAAGCTCTGACAGCATCATCAACGGCTCGTGCGCCAATCTGGGCTGCTGCAAGGCCGGGATGCTGACGGATGGAGCGAAGGAATTCGCCTTGACGTTCAACAGTTCATGGCCATCACGGCATGtctccggcgaggaggccaGCACCTGCAGCGCCGTCTTCTTCCTCGACCAAGATGAGCAAGTCTTCACCGGCGCCGGTAGTTCCAGGAAGATGCCACTGAAAGAGGCGCTAGTACCGCCCGGTCACCGCAGGATGGTCTTGGATTGGGCGATTCCGGGCAACAACTGCGAGCAGAGTCTGCTCCTCGCGGCACAGTACCAGTGCAGCAGCATGAGCACGTGCATCGACGTGCCCGGCGGAGCGGGCTATCGCTGCAGATGCAACGCAGGGTACGACGGCAACCCATACGAGCAAAACGGGTGCACAG ATATCAACGAATGCCGGGACGTCGGTAGCAACAACTGCAGCATGATCTGTAATAACACTGACGGAGGTTACGCTTGCTCTTGCCCCCGGGGCATGGTTGGCGATGGGTACAGGACAGGGACAGGCTGCGTCGATCCGCCTATGACAATGACACCCG GTCAAGATGTGTGTGCTCACCCGGAAAAGAATCCTTGCATGCACAAATCGTATTGCAAGGACGAAAAAGGAGTGACTTCATGTAATTGCCCCAAAGGCATGAGCGGCGATGGACGGCAGGACGGAAGTGGCTGCAAAAGGGACTTTCCTTCGGATACTGCTTTGG GTGTAGGCCTTGCCTTTATGGTTGCACTTGGTACAACATTGATGTGCTACTACTGGACagtgaagaaaagaaaggtgGCAAAAAAGAGAGCAGAGTTGTTCAGGAAGAATGGAGGCTTGCTACTGCAGCAAAGATTTTCGATGATCACATCTCAAGGTGAGGACTCATCAGCGAAGATATTTAGTGCTGAAGAACTCAAGACTGCCACGGACAACTATAATGAGAGTCGCATCCTTGGCCGAGGAGGAAGTGGTATGGTTTACAAGGGTGTCCTTCCGAATAATACCGTGGTTGCCATAAAGAAGTCCATCTTGTTTGATGAAAGCCAGGTGGATCAATTTGTCAATGAGATCACCATATTATCACAGATCGATCACCCAAACGTTGTCAAGCTTTTGGGATGCTGTCTAGAGACAAAAGTTCCACTGTTAGTTTATGAGTTCATACCTAATGGAACGCTCTTCCAGCACATCCATAATAGGAGTTCTTTAACATGGGAAGATTGCTTAAGGATAGCTGAAGAAACAGCAGAAGCACTTGCATATCTACACTCTACATCTTCTACACCAATCATTCACAGAGACATTAAGTCAAGCAACATACTGTTGGATGAGAATTTCGTGGCTAAAATATCAGACTTCGGTGCATCAAGATCAGTCCCATTCGATCAAACCCATGTAACAACTCTAATTCAAGGAACAATCGGTTATCTTGACCCTGAATATTTCCAAAGCGGCAAGCTCACAAAGAAGAGTGACGTTTACAGCTTTGGAGTGGTTCTTGCAGAGCTATTGACAAGGCAGAAACCAATTTCTGCAAGCAGGCCGGAGGAATCCTGTAACCTAGCCATGTATATTGTGATTTTATTCAATGAAAGGCGCCTACTAGAGGAGATAGAGCCACGCATTCTGGCAGAAGCAGGCGAAGAGCAGATATATGCTGTTGCGCAGCTCTCCGTCAGATGCTTAAACTTGAAGGGAGAAGAACGCCCAGCTATGAGGGAAGTGGCTTCAGTCTTACACGAGCTAAGAGAATCATTCATCGAGGAGCAAACTAGCAGAAGAAGCGACGATTCAATGCAGATGATTAATGAACAAGTGAGTGTACAAACTACACATGGTGAGGCAAGACCGATTTCCAGCTTGCAATCTTCGGAAGAAACCACGCAGTACAGCATGCCGGCCGAAATACTACCTTCTAATTTGGCCAGATGA
- the LOC102703579 gene encoding wall-associated receptor kinase-like 1, with product MVVCRRASFPATPPAAAVASRPLGPLALALALAVLSAMPHAALSRSMALPPLPNSPLQMNLTCEDVPFPFGERSGASPPPPGFVVTCGPNNEAMLQIGEHRYIIDEVSVPESYITILAGPIKQTCYDRGGRPTQTTGIGAMNLESTPFSFSKRNALVATGCNYRFVAYFTNSSGGESGDPQPTTCGTWCNGSSDSIINGSCNLACCKADMLMDGAKEFTLTFSSSWPSRHVSGEEASTCSAVFFLDQEEQVFTGAGSSRKMPLKEALVPPGYRRMVLDWAIPGSNCEQSLLLAAQYQCGSMSTCIDVPGGAGYRCRCNAGYDGNPYEQNGCTDINECRDVGSNNCSSLPICHNTDGGYTCTCPRGMVGDGYKTGTGCIDPPLTPGKTTQNQPQGQDVCAHLEKNPCMYTEYCKDGQGVTTCTCPKGMSGDGQKKGSGCKRQFPLDTALGVGLALMVVLGTTLMCYYWTMKKRKVAKERAELFRKNGGLLLQQRFSTITPQGEDSSAKIFSAEELKNATDNYNESRILGRGGSGMVYKGVLPNNTMVAIKKSIVFDESQVEQFVNEITILSQIDHPNVVKLLGCCLETKVPLLVYEFIPNGTLFQRIHSRSTLTWEDCLRIAAETAEALAYLHSTSTPIIHRDIKSSNILLDENLVAKISDFGASRSIPLNHTHVTTLIQGTIGYLDPEYFQSSQLTEKSDVYSFGVVLAELLTRQRPISVGSPEESCNLAMYIVILFNERRLLQEIEPRILAEAGEEQIYAVAQLSVRCLNSTGEERPVMGEVASVLRRLRESFAKEQTVRRNDESVQIINEQESAHSEPKPTSSLQSSEETTMRYSLPAEILASSHLAR from the exons ATGGTGGTGTGCAGACGAGCAAGCTTTCCAGCCACTCCACCGGCGGCTGCTGTGGCTTCACGGCCTCTCGGCCCACTGGCGCTCGCCCTCGCTCTCGCCGTCTTGTCGGCGATGCCTCACGCCGCGCTCTCCCGGAGCatggcgctgccgccgctacCAAACTCGCCGCTGCAGATGAACCTGACGTGCGAGGACGTCCCCTTTCCCTTCGGCGAAAGATCAGgcgcctctccccctccccccggGTTCGTGGTAACATGCGGGCCAAACAACGAGGCCATGCTCCAGATCGGCGAGCATAGGTACATAATCGACGAGGTGTCGGTGCCCGAATCCTACATCACCATACTTGCAGGCCCCATCAAACAGACATGCTACGACCGCGGCGGCAGGCCGACGCAGACCACCGGAATCGGCGCGATGAACCTGGAATCCACGCCCTTCTCCTTTTCCAAGCGCAACGCACTCGTCGCCACCGGCTGCAACTACAGGTTCGTCGCTTACTTCACGAACTCGTCGGGTGGTGAATCTGGTGATCCGCAACCAACGACTTGCGGAACCTGGTGCAACGGAAGCTCTGACAGCATCATCAACGGCTCGTGCAATCTGGCCTGCTGCAAGGCCGACATGCTGATGGATGGCGCGAAGGAATTCACCTTGACGTTCAGCAGTTCATGGCCATCACGGCATGtctccggcgaggaggccaGCACCTGCAGCGCCGTCTTCTTCCTCGACCAAGAAGAGCAAGTCTTCACCGGCGCCGGTAGTTCCAGGAAGATGCCACTGAAAGAGGCGCTAGTACCGCCCGGTTACCGCAGGATGGTCTTGGATTGGGCGATTCCGGGCAGCAACTGCGAGCAGAGTCTGCTCCTCGCGGCACAGTACCAGTGCGGCAGCATGAGCACGTGCATCGACGTGCCCGGCGGAGCGGGCTATCGCTGCAGATGCAACGCAGGGTACGACGGCAACCCATACGAGCAAAACGGGTGCACAG ATATCAACGAATGCCGGGACGTCGGTAGCAACAACTGCAGCAGTTTGCCCATCTGTCATAACACTGACGGAGGTTATACTTGCACCTGCCCCCGGGGCATGGTTGGCGATGGTTACAAGACAGGGACAGGCTGCATCGATCCGCCTTTGACACCCG GCAAAACTACCCAAAACCAACCTCAAG GCCAAGATGTGTGCGCTCACCTGGAAAAGAATCCTTGCATGTACACGGAGTACTGCAAGGATGGACAAGGAGTCACTACATGTACTTGCCCGAAAGGCATGAGCGGCGATGGACAGAAAAAGGGAAGTGGCTGCAAAAGGCAATTTCCTTTAGATACTGCTTTGG GTGTAGGTCTTGCACTTATGGTTGTACTAGGTACAACGTTGATGTGCTACTACTGGAcaatgaagaaaagaaaggtagCAAAAGAGAGAGCTGAGTTATTCAGGAAGAACGGAGGCTTGCTATTGCAACAAAGATTTTCGACAATAACACCTCAAGGTGAGGACTCATCAGCGAAGATATTTAGTGCCGAAGAACTCAAAAATGCCACTGACAACTATAATGAGAGTCGGATCCTTGGTCGCGGAGGAAGTGGTATGGTTTACAAGGGTGTTCTTCCGAATAATACCATGGTTGCCATAAAGAAGTCCATCGTGTTTGATGAAAGCCAGGTGGAGCAATTTGTCAATGAGATTACCATTTTATCACAAATAGATCACCCAAATGTTGTCAAGCTCTTGGGGTGCTGTCTAGAGACAAAAGTTCCACTGTTAGTTTATGAGTTCATACCTAACGGAACACTCTTCCAGCGCATCCACAGCAGGAGCACTTTAACATGGGAAGATTGCTTGAGGATAGCTGCAGAAACAGCAGAAGCACTAGCCTATCTACACTCTACATCTACACCGATCATTCATAGAGACATTAAGTCAAGCAACATACTGTTGGATGAAAATTTGGTGGCTAAAATATCAGACTTTGGTGCATCAAGATCAATCCCATTGAATCACACCCATGTGACAACTCTAATTCAAGGAACAATTGGCTATCTCGATCCTGAATATTTCCAAAGCAGCCAGCTCACAGAGAAGAGTGACGTTTACAGCTTTGGAGTAGTTCTTGCAGAGCTGTTGACAAGACAAAGGCCTATATCTGTAGGTAGTCCAGAGGAATCCTGTAACTTAGCTATGTatattgtgattttatttaatgAAAGGCGTCTACTACAGGAGATAGAGCCACGCATTTTGGCAGAAGCAGGTGAAGAGCAGATATACGCTGTTGCACAACTCTCAGTCAGATGCTTAAATTCGACGGGAGAAGAACGACCAGTTATGGGAGAAGTAGCTTCAGTTTTGCGTAGGCTAAGAGAGTCATTTGCCAAGGAGCAAACTGTCAGAAGAAACGATGAGTCCGTACAGATAATTAATGAACAAGAGAGTGCACATAGTGAGCCAAAACCTACTTCCAGCCTGCAGTCTTCAGAAGAAACTACTATGCGGTACAGCTTGCCAGCTGAAATACTAGCTTCTTCTCATTTGGCAAGATGA